The Natronogracilivirga saccharolytica genome includes a window with the following:
- a CDS encoding serpin family protein has product MKISSLTPLLTAVLFLTFFSCEVIDSQSDEGEPEVFERRELPRELSSPEQKLVNGSGAFGFELLNRITDSDSGENHFVSPLSIALAYGMLLNGAEGETFDQIREVLGFDELDRNEINEAAYNLIALLQEFDDQVIFNIANSVWYRDTFDVEPGFLSTNQEFYNAIVEKTDFSDPATVDKINSWVEDKTEGLIDSIVEEPIDPLTVMYLINAIYFNGDWTHPFDPELTSTKPFFLADGTESEAEMMHLEATENMEHFAGEDYQAVNLHYGDAGFVMTLVLPDPGIDVEEWLKQTDWEEWKQLTGSFNKVTLELEMPKFEKEYEVDDFPELLESMGMVDAFDPSLSDFSLINPDQEDLHVSDSRHKTFISLDEEGTEAAAVTSVEISRTSVPQHVEIRFDRPFFYMIREVESNTPLFMGIMNDPADT; this is encoded by the coding sequence ATGAAAATCTCCAGCCTGACGCCATTGCTCACTGCCGTATTATTTTTGACATTTTTTTCCTGTGAAGTGATCGATTCCCAAAGCGATGAAGGAGAGCCGGAAGTTTTCGAGCGCCGTGAGCTGCCGCGCGAACTCAGCAGTCCTGAACAGAAGCTTGTCAATGGGTCGGGAGCGTTCGGATTTGAGCTCTTGAACCGTATCACGGACTCCGATTCAGGCGAAAACCATTTTGTTTCCCCCTTAAGCATCGCCCTGGCTTACGGAATGCTGCTCAATGGCGCCGAAGGTGAAACATTTGACCAGATCCGCGAAGTACTGGGCTTTGATGAGCTGGACCGGAATGAAATCAATGAAGCAGCGTATAATCTGATTGCCCTGCTGCAGGAATTTGATGATCAGGTCATATTCAACATTGCCAACTCTGTCTGGTACCGGGATACATTCGACGTTGAACCCGGGTTTCTGAGCACAAACCAGGAATTCTATAATGCCATCGTTGAAAAAACCGATTTCAGCGATCCGGCAACCGTTGACAAGATCAACTCATGGGTGGAGGACAAGACCGAAGGACTGATTGACTCCATCGTTGAGGAGCCAATCGACCCGCTGACCGTTATGTATCTGATCAACGCCATCTATTTCAACGGTGACTGGACCCATCCCTTTGATCCGGAATTAACCAGCACAAAACCATTCTTCCTTGCCGACGGTACCGAGTCTGAGGCAGAAATGATGCACCTGGAGGCGACCGAAAATATGGAGCACTTTGCCGGAGAAGACTATCAGGCGGTGAATCTTCACTATGGCGATGCCGGATTTGTTATGACACTGGTGCTTCCCGATCCGGGAATCGATGTGGAAGAGTGGCTGAAGCAGACCGACTGGGAGGAGTGGAAGCAACTTACCGGCTCATTCAACAAAGTAACCCTTGAGCTGGAAATGCCGAAATTTGAGAAAGAGTATGAAGTGGACGACTTCCCCGAACTGCTTGAATCCATGGGCATGGTTGATGCATTTGATCCGTCACTTTCCGACTTCAGCCTGATCAACCCCGATCAGGAGGATTTACATGTCAGTGATTCCCGGCACAAGACGTTTATCAGTCTGGATGAAGAGGGCACGGAAGCGGCAGCGGTAACTTCTGTCGAAATATCCAGAACCAGTGTGCCACAGCATGTGGAGATTCGGTTCGATCGTCCGTTTTTTTACATGATCCGCGAGGTTGAGTCCAATACGCCGCTCTTCATGGGGATAATGAACGACCCGGCTGACACGTAA